One Vicinamibacterales bacterium genomic region harbors:
- a CDS encoding SDR family NAD(P)-dependent oxidoreductase, whose translation MNEFLERISKLPPKRLALLALELRTRLDQAEQTRHDPIAIVGLGCRVPGGAGDPRAFWEMLRDGVDAVREIPADRWDVEGCYDADPDAPGKMYVREGGFLDGLDLFDPHFFGIAPREVPTLDPQQRLLMEVTWEALEHAGQPIDHLFGSQTGVFVGISSNDYLHLQTRGGNLAQLETYVGTGNASSVAAGRLSYLLGLHGPAVSVDTACSSSLVALHLACQSLSSGECRMAIAAGVNVILGPEANVVLSRAHMLAPDGRCKTFDASADGFGRSEGCGVVILKRLSEAQADGDRVLAVIRGSAVNQDGRSSGITAPNGVAQEALIRQALAKARVEPAHVGYVEAHGTGTTLGDPIEILALANVLREGRPADRPVLVGSVKTNVGHLEAAAGITGLIKVVLSMVEGEIPPHIHFKTPNPHIPWAELPIVIPTKATPWPEIEGRRIAGLSSFGFSGTNAHIVIEGASASAPSGRAGDAAAPDSDAAERPRHILTLSARTEAALDALAARYATFLETTKEPLADVCYTANAGRAHFAHRLAVAGADAPDVRRKLLADSETIRGKVSGVVAPPVAFLFTGQGSQYAGMGRELYDTQPAFRAALDRCDALLRTELDVPLLSVLYPADGASSPIDETRYTQPALFALEYALAEMWQSWGVLPSLVIGHSVGEYVAACIAGVMTLEDALKLIAARGRLMQALPAGGAMAAVWAGEAAVRDAIAPVAARVSIAAVNGPASVVVAGPQADVAALCESWKAAGIRTQALTVSHAFHSPLMDPMLDEFERIAASITYSRPRIGVISNVTGRRAAPDELSQPSYWRRHVRGTVQFAAGMQALAAEGARVFLEIGPAATLLGLGQGCVPVDEAAWLPSLRKDRGAWDTLLASLGALYVRGVDVQWKAFESGYARRKVALPTYPFQREHYWLDKAALAAASSAGTSADVHPLIGRRIASPIKEIIFEGRIDPATLPFLADHRVFGSAVFPATGALEMAIAAAEEAFGAGTTAVEHLSIAEPLVLAEGERHIAQVVLTPDGAASGTFQFFSRPDGHGKGEAPWRLHATAAIKPQPAAAPAGEALDAVRARCSQAQPVDAYYELLRGTGMDYGRSFQGITQLWRGRGEALAEIRLPDGVAEGGFHLHPALADACFQILGAALPAEAAADPDAVYLLVDIDRLARHGAAQPAWSHVRVRDTGSSETLVADFRLFDAAGAVLADVSGLRLKRASRDALRAAARAGAGDWFYRVAWKPAVRPASNASPASTSWLVLGEPAMTNAVAARLTARGDAVRQAAALDDADVTGSANILDLRALSRRDGEDAASTHEEIRRTCSGLLALVQAVARSSASGKPRLWIATRGAQVVESGAPSLAQASIWGFARTLRLEHPELQSVTIDLDPAAADVSADLAAEIASAGSEDQIAIRGSRRYVARLQRAARATTDAGRPGAVELTIPVRGILDNLELKPLARRAPGPGEVEIEVAAAGLNFRDVLNALGMYPGDAGALGNECVGRVSAVGAGVTSVTVGQDVIAMGGGTLSSYATTIADYVAPRPSRLTAEEAATIPVTYLTAGYALDQLAGMKRGDRVLIHAAAGGVGLAAVQLAQRAGAEIFATAGSDEKRQYLASLGIRHIMSSRTLDFASEILARTNGEGIDIVLNSLAGDFIPESLRTLRAGGRFLEIGKTGIWTAEQMRAARPDVAYHAIYLGDVDTAIVQSMMRDLVAAFDRGELKPLPYRVFPLTEAADAFRFMAQARHIGKVVLVPPAAATASAPAVRADASYLITGGLGALGLHIARGLVEAGARHLVLMGRREPGDPALAAIRSLEAAGARVAVVRGDISRRQDVAAALGRANAMAPLRGVVHSAGVLADAVVAEQSAEKFDAVFAPKVLGALHLHELTADTPLDFFALFSSTAAVLGSPGQVNYSAANAALDALALRRAAEGLPAISINWGPWADGGMIASLREQDRSRVSRSGLLSLSPEQGVSAFLHVLSRTDPQITVLPADWKRVGDAAGDDVPPMLADLVRRPASRAAAPQAASGGFVAELDRMPAGRRRSAVQAHVREQVVQVLGIGSSTAVDVTQGLRDLGMDSLMAVELRNRLQRSIGRALPSTLAFDCPTVEALTSYLVKDVLNLSQASAAVQEPAAPAPASFDEPIAIVGMGLRLPGDADTPEKYWDLLRGGVDAISEVPRDRWDIDAYYDPDPAQPGKMYTRDGGFVRDVDRFDPAFFGISPREAVSLDPQQRLLLEVAWEALERAGQAPEKLVGTRSGVFVGISTQDYGQMFAKINDPSRLDAYVGTGNSLSVAAGRLSYVLGLQGPSMAIDTACSSSLVAIHLACSSLRNRECELALAGGVNLILTPELTINFCRARMLAPNGRCKTFDAAADGYVRGEGAGMIVLKRLSDAVAANDRILAVIRGSAVNQDGRSSGLTVPNGPAQQALLREALAAARVSPEDVGYIEAHGTGTSLGDPIELQAVAEVFGAAHSPERPLVVGSVKTNFGHLEAAAGIAGVAKVVLALQHGEIPPHLHFTEMNPHIETGGAPIVIPTAPMPWPAAKDAGTQRVAGVSSFGFGGTNAHIVLSAFAPASVEGYGETAALHSDAAGPERSLHIAVLSAKNDAALGATAAAVAAALENDASLSAADAAFTLNTGRSPFSHRAAVLAKDRTDLAAAFGTIAEGKTSPNVARGIVDGDEQPAVAFLFTGQGSQYPGMARTLYETQPVFRAELDRCDALLAPELGRSILSIVHPAVDDGALVETRFTQPALFAVEYALAQLWRSWGIEPAAVMGHSLGEYVAACVAGVVSLEDGLRIAATRGRLMQALSAPGAMAAVFADEAAVRTAIAPHAASVSIAALNGPGNTVISGAAEAVAAIVAQLEKEGVRATRLEVSHAFHSPLMEPMLDEFERVLSGMTWHPARIPVVSNVTGSVAADAELADPAYWRKHAREAVRFGDGILALHEQGCRVFLEVGPSPTLLAMGRRAAGDREALWVPSLRKGRDDWEQMLETAAALYVNGVAIDWAGFDAPYRREKVVLPTYAFQRQRYWIETGPAAPVPAAAPQVFVDVDAAARRQSFEGPLDLALHTYDGKWRALEELTTAYIVNAFVALGAFTRAGDRQDQDTLIERFAVTPTYRKLLGRWLSRLALEGLLRADGAAFVADAPLPRRDVDALWAAAADLADVPFLKEYIQRSGGALAAVITGKASSVETLFPDGRLDIAEGLYERSAPSRYINGLARSAVAAFVNARRGRTINLLELGAGTGGTTSSMLPALPAGGAQYWFTDVSDFFLKRAEGKFAAFDFVRYGLLNIEEEPQGQGYPAHFFDVVLAANVLHATSDLRRTIAHARSLIAPGGILVLCEDTSYHSFFDITIALMDGWQRFGDDLRGDHPLVAAETWKQALADGGFDLAVAYPEQDCPAAIMGQSVIIARAPLSGAAADGASLDEFTRAIEARRGGSTGADAARDAEALRLRLAEALPTEQEEILVEFVRGHVAGVLRLDPSAIPERRQRLMDLGLDSLMAVELRNRLATGVGGGIAIPATLMFDYPTIEAIARYLRRQVLGPETPAPEAAAAADAALAAAKIAELSDEEAEALLIQKLESL comes from the coding sequence ATGAACGAGTTCCTCGAACGCATTTCCAAGCTGCCGCCGAAGCGGCTCGCGCTGCTCGCGCTCGAGCTGCGCACCCGCCTCGATCAGGCGGAGCAGACCCGGCACGATCCGATCGCGATCGTCGGCCTCGGCTGCCGCGTGCCGGGCGGGGCGGGCGACCCGCGCGCGTTCTGGGAGATGCTGCGCGACGGCGTCGACGCGGTGCGCGAGATCCCCGCCGACCGGTGGGACGTCGAAGGCTGCTACGACGCCGATCCGGACGCGCCGGGAAAGATGTACGTCCGCGAGGGCGGGTTCCTCGACGGCCTCGATCTCTTCGATCCGCACTTCTTCGGCATCGCGCCGCGCGAAGTTCCGACGCTCGATCCGCAGCAGCGGCTGCTGATGGAAGTGACGTGGGAGGCGCTCGAGCACGCCGGCCAGCCGATCGACCACCTGTTCGGCAGCCAGACCGGCGTGTTCGTCGGCATTTCGAGCAACGACTACCTGCACCTGCAGACGCGAGGCGGCAACCTCGCGCAGCTCGAGACCTACGTCGGCACCGGCAACGCCTCGAGCGTCGCGGCCGGGCGGCTCTCCTATCTGCTCGGGCTGCACGGTCCGGCCGTGTCGGTGGACACCGCCTGCTCGTCGTCGCTGGTGGCGCTGCACCTGGCGTGTCAGAGCCTCTCCAGCGGCGAGTGCCGCATGGCGATCGCCGCCGGCGTGAACGTGATCCTCGGGCCCGAGGCGAACGTGGTGCTGTCGCGCGCGCACATGCTGGCGCCGGACGGCCGCTGCAAGACGTTCGATGCGTCCGCGGACGGGTTCGGCCGCAGCGAAGGCTGCGGCGTGGTGATCCTCAAGCGGCTCAGCGAGGCCCAGGCGGACGGCGATCGGGTGCTCGCCGTGATCCGCGGCTCGGCGGTCAACCAGGACGGCCGCAGCAGCGGCATCACCGCGCCCAACGGCGTCGCGCAGGAGGCGTTGATCCGTCAGGCGCTCGCCAAGGCGCGCGTCGAGCCGGCCCACGTCGGCTACGTCGAAGCCCACGGCACCGGGACGACGCTCGGGGATCCGATCGAGATCCTCGCGCTCGCCAACGTCCTTCGCGAAGGACGGCCGGCCGACCGGCCGGTGCTCGTCGGTTCGGTGAAGACCAACGTCGGGCATCTGGAAGCCGCGGCGGGAATCACCGGACTGATCAAGGTGGTGCTGTCGATGGTGGAGGGGGAGATCCCTCCGCACATCCACTTCAAGACCCCCAACCCGCACATTCCCTGGGCCGAGCTGCCGATCGTGATCCCGACGAAGGCGACCCCGTGGCCCGAGATCGAAGGCCGCCGCATCGCCGGCCTGAGCTCGTTCGGCTTCAGCGGCACCAACGCGCACATCGTGATCGAAGGCGCGTCCGCCTCCGCGCCCTCGGGGCGCGCCGGCGACGCGGCCGCACCGGATTCAGACGCGGCGGAGCGGCCCCGGCACATCCTGACGCTGTCGGCGCGAACCGAGGCGGCGCTGGATGCGCTCGCGGCGCGCTATGCGACGTTCCTGGAGACGACGAAGGAGCCGCTCGCCGACGTCTGCTACACGGCGAATGCGGGGCGCGCGCACTTCGCGCACCGCCTGGCGGTCGCCGGAGCCGACGCCCCCGACGTCCGTCGCAAGCTGCTCGCGGACAGCGAGACGATTCGCGGCAAGGTCAGCGGCGTGGTCGCGCCGCCGGTGGCGTTTCTGTTCACCGGACAGGGATCGCAATACGCCGGCATGGGGCGCGAGCTGTACGACACGCAGCCTGCCTTCCGCGCCGCCCTCGATCGCTGTGACGCGCTGCTCCGCACGGAGCTCGACGTGCCGCTGCTGTCCGTGCTGTACCCGGCGGACGGCGCGTCCTCGCCCATTGACGAGACGCGTTACACGCAGCCGGCGCTGTTCGCGCTGGAATACGCGCTCGCCGAGATGTGGCAGTCGTGGGGCGTGCTGCCGTCGCTCGTCATCGGCCACAGCGTCGGCGAGTACGTTGCCGCGTGCATCGCCGGCGTCATGACGCTGGAAGACGCGCTGAAGCTCATCGCCGCGCGCGGACGCCTGATGCAGGCGCTGCCGGCGGGGGGCGCGATGGCGGCGGTGTGGGCGGGCGAAGCGGCGGTCCGCGACGCGATCGCGCCGGTCGCCGCGCGTGTGTCGATCGCGGCGGTCAACGGTCCGGCGAGCGTGGTGGTGGCCGGTCCGCAGGCGGACGTGGCGGCGCTCTGCGAGTCGTGGAAGGCCGCAGGCATCCGCACCCAGGCGCTGACCGTGTCGCACGCGTTCCATTCGCCGCTGATGGATCCGATGCTCGACGAGTTCGAGCGGATCGCGGCGTCGATCACGTATTCGCGCCCGCGGATCGGCGTCATCTCCAACGTCACCGGGCGGCGCGCCGCGCCGGACGAGCTGAGCCAGCCGTCGTACTGGCGGCGGCACGTGCGCGGCACGGTACAGTTCGCCGCCGGCATGCAGGCGCTCGCCGCCGAAGGCGCGCGCGTGTTCCTCGAAATCGGCCCGGCCGCCACGCTGCTCGGCCTCGGGCAGGGCTGCGTCCCGGTGGACGAGGCGGCGTGGCTGCCGTCGCTGCGCAAGGATCGCGGCGCATGGGACACGCTGCTGGCGTCGCTCGGTGCGCTGTATGTGCGCGGCGTCGACGTGCAGTGGAAGGCGTTCGAGTCGGGCTATGCGCGGCGCAAGGTGGCGCTGCCGACGTACCCGTTCCAGCGTGAGCACTACTGGCTGGACAAGGCGGCGCTGGCCGCCGCGTCGAGCGCCGGGACCTCCGCGGACGTGCATCCGCTGATCGGCCGCCGCATCGCGTCGCCCATCAAAGAGATCATCTTCGAAGGCAGGATCGATCCGGCGACGCTGCCGTTCCTCGCCGATCATCGCGTCTTCGGCTCCGCCGTCTTCCCGGCGACCGGCGCACTCGAGATGGCGATCGCCGCGGCCGAGGAAGCGTTCGGCGCCGGAACGACCGCGGTCGAGCACCTCTCCATCGCCGAGCCGCTGGTGCTCGCCGAGGGGGAGCGGCACATCGCGCAGGTGGTGCTCACGCCCGACGGCGCCGCTTCCGGGACGTTCCAGTTCTTCAGCCGTCCGGACGGACACGGCAAGGGGGAGGCGCCGTGGCGCCTGCACGCGACCGCGGCGATCAAGCCGCAGCCCGCGGCGGCGCCGGCTGGCGAGGCGCTCGACGCGGTGCGCGCACGCTGCTCTCAGGCGCAGCCCGTCGACGCGTATTACGAGCTGCTTCGCGGCACCGGCATGGATTACGGCCGCAGCTTCCAGGGCATCACGCAGCTCTGGCGCGGTCGCGGCGAAGCGCTGGCGGAGATCCGGCTGCCCGATGGCGTGGCGGAGGGGGGATTCCACCTGCATCCCGCGCTCGCGGATGCCTGCTTCCAGATCCTCGGCGCGGCGCTGCCCGCCGAGGCGGCCGCCGATCCCGACGCGGTGTATCTGCTCGTCGACATCGACCGGCTGGCGCGCCATGGCGCGGCGCAGCCGGCGTGGAGCCACGTCCGCGTGCGCGACACGGGATCGAGTGAAACGCTCGTGGCCGACTTCCGGCTGTTCGATGCCGCCGGCGCCGTGCTCGCCGACGTCAGCGGTCTGCGCCTGAAGCGCGCCAGCCGCGACGCGCTGCGCGCCGCGGCGCGCGCCGGCGCCGGAGACTGGTTCTACCGGGTCGCCTGGAAACCGGCGGTCCGCCCGGCGTCGAATGCGAGCCCGGCGTCCACCTCCTGGCTCGTCCTCGGCGAGCCGGCGATGACGAACGCGGTCGCCGCGCGGCTGACCGCGCGCGGCGATGCGGTCCGGCAAGCCGCCGCGCTCGACGACGCCGACGTCACCGGTTCGGCCAACATCCTCGACCTCCGCGCGTTGTCGCGGCGCGACGGGGAAGACGCCGCGTCGACACACGAGGAGATCCGCCGGACGTGCAGCGGCCTGCTCGCGCTCGTGCAGGCGGTGGCCCGATCCTCGGCGAGCGGCAAGCCCCGCCTGTGGATCGCCACGCGCGGCGCACAGGTGGTGGAGTCCGGCGCGCCGTCGCTCGCGCAGGCGTCGATCTGGGGCTTCGCGCGCACGCTTCGCCTCGAGCATCCCGAACTGCAGTCGGTGACGATCGATCTCGATCCGGCTGCTGCCGACGTGTCGGCGGACCTGGCGGCGGAGATCGCCTCTGCCGGAAGCGAGGATCAGATCGCGATCCGCGGCAGCCGCCGCTACGTCGCGCGGCTGCAGCGTGCGGCGCGGGCGACGACGGACGCCGGCCGGCCCGGTGCCGTCGAACTGACGATTCCGGTCCGCGGCATCCTCGACAATCTCGAGCTGAAACCGCTGGCGCGCCGCGCGCCCGGCCCCGGCGAGGTCGAAATCGAGGTCGCGGCGGCGGGACTCAACTTCCGCGACGTGCTGAATGCGCTCGGCATGTACCCCGGGGACGCCGGGGCGCTGGGCAACGAATGCGTCGGACGCGTGTCGGCGGTCGGTGCCGGTGTGACCAGCGTGACCGTGGGGCAGGACGTCATCGCGATGGGCGGCGGCACGCTGAGCTCGTACGCGACGACCATCGCGGATTACGTCGCGCCGCGTCCCTCGCGCCTGACCGCCGAGGAAGCCGCCACCATACCGGTGACGTATCTCACCGCCGGCTACGCGCTCGACCAGCTCGCCGGGATGAAGCGCGGCGATCGCGTGCTGATTCACGCCGCGGCCGGCGGCGTCGGCCTCGCCGCCGTGCAGCTGGCGCAGCGCGCCGGCGCCGAGATCTTCGCCACCGCCGGCAGCGACGAGAAGCGGCAGTACCTGGCGTCGCTCGGCATCCGCCACATCATGAGCTCGCGGACGCTCGACTTCGCGTCCGAGATCCTCGCCCGCACCAACGGCGAAGGGATCGACATCGTCCTCAATTCGCTGGCCGGCGACTTCATCCCGGAGAGCCTGCGCACGCTGCGCGCCGGCGGGCGGTTCCTCGAGATCGGCAAGACCGGGATCTGGACCGCCGAGCAGATGCGGGCGGCCCGCCCCGACGTGGCCTACCACGCCATCTACCTCGGCGACGTCGACACTGCGATCGTGCAGTCGATGATGCGCGATCTCGTCGCCGCGTTCGACCGCGGCGAGCTGAAGCCGCTGCCGTACCGCGTCTTCCCGCTCACCGAGGCCGCCGACGCGTTCCGCTTCATGGCGCAGGCCAGGCACATCGGCAAGGTCGTGCTCGTTCCGCCCGCTGCGGCAACGGCGTCCGCCCCCGCCGTCCGCGCCGACGCGAGCTATCTGATTACGGGCGGCCTCGGCGCGCTGGGGCTGCACATCGCCCGCGGCCTGGTCGAGGCGGGCGCGCGGCATCTCGTGTTGATGGGACGCCGCGAGCCCGGCGATCCGGCGCTTGCGGCAATCCGCTCGCTCGAAGCGGCGGGGGCACGCGTCGCCGTCGTCCGCGGCGACATCTCGCGCCGGCAGGACGTCGCCGCGGCGCTCGGCCGCGCCAATGCCATGGCGCCGCTCCGCGGCGTCGTGCACTCCGCCGGCGTGCTCGCCGATGCGGTGGTCGCGGAACAGAGCGCCGAAAAGTTCGACGCGGTGTTCGCGCCGAAGGTGCTCGGCGCGCTCCACCTGCACGAGTTGACGGCAGACACGCCGCTCGACTTCTTCGCGCTGTTCTCGTCCACGGCCGCGGTGCTCGGATCGCCGGGACAGGTGAACTATTCCGCCGCCAACGCGGCGCTCGACGCGCTCGCGCTGCGGCGCGCGGCGGAAGGGCTGCCGGCGATCAGCATCAACTGGGGACCGTGGGCGGACGGCGGCATGATCGCGTCGCTCAGGGAGCAGGATCGTTCGCGCGTCAGCCGCAGCGGGCTGCTCAGCCTCTCGCCGGAGCAGGGCGTGTCTGCGTTCCTGCACGTGCTGTCGCGGACGGATCCGCAGATCACGGTGCTGCCCGCCGACTGGAAGCGCGTCGGCGACGCGGCGGGAGACGACGTGCCGCCGATGCTCGCGGATCTCGTCCGCCGTCCCGCGTCACGCGCGGCGGCCCCGCAGGCGGCGAGCGGCGGCTTCGTCGCCGAGCTCGATCGCATGCCGGCGGGCCGCCGCCGGAGCGCCGTGCAGGCGCACGTGCGCGAGCAGGTGGTGCAGGTGCTCGGTATCGGGAGCTCCACCGCGGTCGACGTGACCCAGGGATTGCGCGATCTCGGGATGGACTCGCTGATGGCGGTCGAGCTGCGCAACCGCCTGCAGCGCAGCATCGGCCGGGCGCTGCCCTCGACCCTGGCGTTCGACTGCCCGACCGTCGAGGCGCTGACGTCGTATCTCGTGAAGGACGTCCTGAACCTCTCGCAGGCGTCGGCTGCCGTGCAGGAGCCGGCCGCGCCGGCGCCGGCGTCGTTCGACGAACCGATCGCGATCGTCGGGATGGGCCTGCGTCTGCCGGGCGATGCCGACACGCCGGAGAAATACTGGGACCTGCTGCGCGGCGGCGTCGACGCCATCTCCGAAGTCCCCAGGGATCGCTGGGACATCGACGCCTACTACGATCCGGATCCGGCGCAGCCCGGCAAGATGTACACGCGCGACGGCGGGTTCGTGCGCGACGTGGACCGCTTCGACCCGGCCTTCTTCGGCATCTCGCCGCGCGAGGCGGTCAGCCTCGATCCGCAGCAGCGGCTGCTGCTGGAAGTCGCGTGGGAAGCGCTCGAGCGCGCCGGCCAGGCGCCCGAAAAGCTCGTCGGCACGCGCAGCGGCGTCTTCGTCGGCATCAGCACCCAGGACTACGGGCAGATGTTCGCGAAGATCAACGATCCGTCGCGGCTCGACGCCTATGTCGGCACCGGCAATTCGCTGAGCGTCGCCGCCGGGCGGCTGTCGTACGTGCTCGGCCTGCAGGGGCCGAGCATGGCGATCGACACCGCGTGCTCGTCGTCGCTCGTCGCCATCCATCTCGCCTGCAGCAGTCTGCGCAACCGCGAATGCGAGCTGGCGCTCGCCGGCGGCGTCAACCTGATCCTCACGCCCGAGCTGACGATCAACTTCTGCCGCGCGCGCATGCTGGCGCCGAACGGCCGGTGCAAGACCTTCGACGCGGCGGCCGACGGCTACGTCCGCGGCGAAGGGGCGGGGATGATCGTCCTCAAGCGGCTGAGCGACGCCGTCGCCGCGAACGATCGCATCCTCGCGGTCATCCGCGGATCGGCGGTCAATCAGGACGGGCGCAGCAGCGGTCTCACGGTGCCGAACGGCCCGGCGCAGCAGGCGCTGCTGCGGGAGGCGCTGGCGGCCGCGCGCGTGAGCCCTGAGGACGTCGGCTACATCGAGGCGCACGGCACCGGCACGTCGCTGGGCGATCCGATCGAGCTGCAGGCGGTGGCGGAAGTGTTCGGCGCCGCGCACAGCCCGGAACGGCCGCTGGTCGTCGGTTCGGTGAAGACCAACTTCGGCCACCTCGAGGCCGCCGCCGGCATCGCCGGCGTCGCGAAGGTGGTGCTCGCGCTGCAGCACGGCGAGATCCCGCCGCATCTGCACTTCACGGAGATGAACCCGCACATCGAGACCGGCGGCGCGCCGATTGTCATCCCGACCGCGCCGATGCCGTGGCCGGCGGCGAAGGACGCTGGCACGCAGCGGGTTGCCGGGGTGAGCTCGTTCGGCTTCGGCGGCACCAACGCGCACATCGTGCTGTCCGCCTTCGCCCCTGCATCCGTGGAGGGCTACGGCGAGACGGCCGCGTTGCATTCAGACGCAGCCGGCCCCGAGCGTAGTCTGCATATCGCCGTGCTCTCGGCGAAGAACGACGCGGCGCTGGGCGCAACCGCTGCGGCGGTGGCGGCCGCCCTCGAGAACGACGCGTCGCTGTCCGCCGCGGACGCGGCGTTCACCCTGAACACGGGGCGCTCGCCGTTCAGTCACCGCGCCGCGGTCCTGGCGAAAGACCGCACGGACCTCGCGGCGGCGTTCGGCACGATTGCCGAGGGCAAGACCTCTCCGAACGTCGCGCGGGGCATAGTCGACGGCGACGAACAACCCGCCGTCGCCTTCCTCTTCACCGGCCAGGGATCGCAGTATCCCGGCATGGCGCGGACGCTCTACGAGACCCAGCCGGTGTTCCGCGCCGAGCTGGATCGCTGCGATGCACTGCTCGCGCCGGAGCTCGGGCGCTCGATCCTCTCGATCGTGCATCCCGCTGTGGACGACGGGGCGCTGGTCGAGACGCGGTTCACGCAGCCGGCGCTGTTCGCCGTCGAGTATGCGCTGGCGCAGCTGTGGCGCTCGTGGGGGATCGAGCCCGCGGCGGTCATGGGGCACAGTCTGGGCGAGTACGTGGCCGCGTGCGTGGCCGGCGTCGTGAGCCTGGAGGACGGCCTGCGGATCGCGGCGACGCGCGGACGCCTGATGCAGGCGCTGTCAGCGCCGGGCGCGATGGCGGCGGTGTTCGCCGACGAAGCCGCCGTGCGGACGGCGATCGCGCCGCACGCCGCGTCGGTGTCGATCGCGGCGCTGAACGGACCGGGGAACACGGTAATCTCCGGCGCCGCGGAGGCGGTCGCCGCCATCGTCGCGCAGCTCGAGAAGGAGGGCGTCCGCGCCACGCGGCTCGAGGTCTCGCACGCCTTCCACTCGCCGCTGATGGAGCCGATGCTCGACGAGTTCGAGCGGGTGCTCTCCGGAATGACGTGGCATCCGGCGCGGATCCCGGTGGTGTCGAACGTCACCGGCAGCGTCGCGGCCGACGCGGAGCTCGCGGATCCGGCCTACTGGCGGAAGCACGCCCGCGAGGCGGTGCGGTTCGGCGACGGGATTCTCGCGCTGCACGAGCAGGGATGCCGGGTATTCCTCGAGGTCGGCCCGTCGCCGACGCTGCTGGCCATGGGACGGCGCGCCGCGGGGGATCGGGAGGCGCTGTGGGTGCCCTCGCTCCGCAAGGGGCGCGACGACTGGGAGCAGATGCTCGAGACGGCGGCCGCGCTGTACGTCAACGGCGTGGCCATCGACTGGGCCGGCTTCGATGCGCCGTACCGGCGCGAGAAGGTGGTGCTGCCGACGTATGCGTTCCAGCGGCAGCGCTACTGGATCGAGACCGGGCCGGCGGCGCCCGTCCCGGCGGCGGCACCGCAGGTGTTCGTCGACGTCGACGCCGCCGCGCGGCGGCAGTCGTTCGAAGGCCCGCTCGATCTCGCGCTCCACACCTACGACGGCAAGTGGCGCGCGCTCGAGGAGCTGACCACCGCCTACATCGTGAACGCCTTCGTCGCGCTGGGCGCCTTCACGCGCGCGGGCGATCGTCAGGATCAGGACACGCTGATCGAGCGGTTCGCGGTTACCCCGACCTACCGCAAGCTGCTCGGCCGGTGGCTGTCGCGGCTGGCGCTGGAAGGCCTGCTGCGCGCCGACGGCGCCGCGTTCGTCGCCGATGCGCCGTTGCCGCGCCGTGACGTCGACGCGCTGTGGGCGGCGGCGGCGGATCTCGCGGACGTGCCGTTCCTGAAGGAGTACATCCAGCGCTCCGGCGGCGCGCTCGCCGCCGTGATCACCGGCAAGGCCAGCTCCGTCGAAACCCTGTTCCCGGACGGCCGCCTCGACATCGCCGAGGGCCTGTACGAGCGTTCCGCCCCCTCGCGCTACATCAACGGGCTGGCGCGTTCGGCCGTCGCCGCGTTCGTCAACGCCCGGCGCGGCCGGACGATCAACCTGCTGGAGCTCGGCGCCGGCACCGGCGGCACCACGTCGTCGATGCTGCCGGCGCTGCCGGCCGGCGGCGCGCAGTACTGGTTCACCGACGTGTCGGACTTCTTCCTCAAGCGCGCCGAAGGGAAGTTCGCCGCGTTCGATTTCGTCCGCTACGGGCTGCTCAACATCGAGGAGGAGCCGCAGGGGCAGGGCTATCCGGCGCACTTCTTCGACGTCGTGCTCGCCGCCAACGTGCTGCACGCGACGAGCGACCTGCGGCGGACCATCGCGCACGCGCGCTCGCTGATCGCGCCCGGCGGCATCCTCGTGCTGTGCGAAGACACGAGCTATCACTCGTTCTTCGACATCACGATCGCGCTGATGGACGGCTGGCAGCGCTTCGGCGACGATCTCCGCGGCGATCATCCGCTGGTCGCGGCGGAGACGTGGAAGCAGGCGCTCGCGGACGGCGGCTTCGATCTCGCCGTCGCGTATCCGGAGCAGGACTGCCCGGCGGCGATCATGGGGCAGTCGGTGATCATCGCGCGGGCGCCGCTCTCGGGCGCTGCCGCGGACGGCGCCAGCCTCGACGAGTTCACCCGGGCGATCGAGGCGCGGCGCGGCGGGTCGACCGGCGCCGACGCGGCGCGCGACGCCGAGGCGCTGCGGCTGCGGCTGGCGGAAGCGCTGCCCACCGAACAGGAAGAGATTCTCGTCGAGTTCGTGCGCGGCCACGTCGCCGGCGTGCTGCGGCTCGATCCCTCGGCGATCCCGGAGCGGCGGCAGCGGCTGATGGATCTCGGCCTCGATTCGCTGATGGCGGTCGAGCTGCGCAACCGGCTGGCGACGGGCGTCGGCGGCGGCATCGCGATCCCGGCGACGCTGATGTTCGACTATCCGACGATCGAAGCGATCGCCCGCTATCTGCGGCGGCAGGTGCTGGGGCCCGAGACCCCGGCGCCCGAGGCGGCGGCCGCCGCCGACGCGGCGCTGGCAGCGGCGAAGATCGCCGAGCTGTCGGACGAAGAAGCCGAAGCGCTGCTGATTCAGAAACTGGAGAGCTTGTAA